A region of the Lachancea thermotolerans CBS 6340 chromosome E complete sequence genome:
AAAGTTGACATTTGGCCAGAAGTGAAGTCCAAAACCTTTTTATCGTTGATGTATACGTACGAGCCTTTAGCATATGTCACAACCTGTGGCGTAAATCTTGCGCCATAGTTCAAAAGTCTTTGGCTTGCTTTTTGGAAGGTCGATTGGTCAAAATATGAGTATTGGTTTTTTTCTAGAGTCATTGATTCCATTGCAATGGGGGACTATGGATAGAATGGTTCAATGGGTGACTAGACAGCAATATGGGAGCAAATGAAGAAGGTTTCTTTTATATGTGTTTGAACATTTTGATTACAAGAACATTTACGATCGCTGCCGGGTGAAAAGCTAGAATCCACGATCAAACGAAGAGGGCTTAATCTCATCAACCTGAGCACCggtcttcaaaacaagTTAAGATGTTATCTCCTTTCGGATTTCAAATTCAGATATTTCATTTATTTTCGGAGTTTAAATTCAGATGTTATCTTTTACTGATTTTAAACTCCGCCCTTTATCGTGGCTGTCTCTTCAATTTAATTTCCTGTAAACTCAAACTCGCCTTATCTATTATCTTTCTCTTACGGATTTCAACATCCGGTTTGAATGTAATTATTTACGGATACGGCCATTAGACGTGCTTCGATACCAAAGCCAAGAATAAATGAAGCACACGATGTGCTCCCAGTCTGGGGCAACGTTTGATTTTCAGACGAGGCCCAACGGTTCCAGAACTGAAAGCAACAAGGCCCGCACTCAAACTGCTTACATTTCATTGGCGTCCTCCTCAAtagccttcttcttgacaAGTTTCTTATCAAAGTTCATCATCAACTTCTCTTCAACCAGTTTCATGTCAAACATAATGGCTCTAATTCTAAGCTTCACACTTCCTTAATCAAAATTAAGGCAAAAGCACATGACAAGGGCAACGGAAGGAGATAGGTGGGTTTTGAAATGATTTCTGTCGATGATCTCCCCCTAAAGGAACAGTGcaatcaaaaactggaTAACATAAATCAGAACTATCAAAAGTATTACATAATAGAAATCCAGAAATTCAGCAGGAAAAAATGAGAGCCAACCAATCTAGCAGGCTACTATGAGTTGTTAGAGTTCCTCAGTATCTAAAAGGACACAGAACTATTCTAAAACACGTTTATATAGGTGATTCTGCATTCACTGTTAGAATTCAGTCAAACGCCTCGTCCTCTGCGAGAGATCGAGAATAAAATTATTGTATACAAAAGAGAGATGTTATTATTATTGGGATGAATCAGAATCTTAGGCTGAGAGGTTGCCAAATTTCTTGGCAAGGTCTTCCATAAAAGAATAGCAAGCTCGTGGGTATGACAGTGTATTTCTCcgtctctcttcttccaagttcaaaattctGTTACTTGTTAGAACTATCGGGCTTTATAAAAACGCCTGAGATGTGGCTGAAACTCAACTGTGAGATGAGAATTTTACCCGTGGCGTGACTGCACCTGTGGTGCAACTTTACATCGTTTTTAATCCAATAAGGTTGTTTTCCGACCTCTGGCCAAGTTGTGGATCttcttttgggctttcGTTGGGTTTGTGCTGTGGTCCTAAGCTGTCGAGTTCCATATCAATATTTAGTAATGAGtcattttgaaatttggcATTGTCACACATCGCCAATTCGACTATattctgaaaattttcgcATTTTGGACCACTCTACTAGTTTTTGCTGTATTCTTAATTGGAATGCTTATGTATTAATTTTAAAcaattttggcaaaatttCGGTTAGGTAGCCGCAATGAATCCCCGACTTTTGAAACACCTTTCCAAGGCAGCCTCAACGGCTACCGTTCTTGCACACTGCTATAACAAGATTCAGTTTTATTCTTGGTCCGTTACTCTTCTTTTCTGGGCTTTCTATTTAAATTTACCCCTGACCTTAAGGATAATGCCAAGATCCTTGATTGTCGCTGTTTCAATAACAGGGTGTAATGAAGTTGGCAATTAACTCGCATTTTTCTTAAATAAACAGCAAACATACAATTCAACTATTGTATTGCGTACTTGCATGATGtttctgatgaagaaattgtGGTCCGACCCGTACTGTTAGAAAGAAAATCGGCTACTTTATTACAAAACCATCTCAACGTAACAGAAATTTATTGGGCATTCTTGAGTTTCTTTAGTGGCGGCTTCGATGTACGGCTCAAAGTCCTTGTAGATTTGCCAATCTTTTTTAGCCACGagtgatgaagatgagtAAAACATTTTAAAGAGCTTCATGCAATCTTTGCCATCGTAAAAAATTCCACACGAGAGACCAGGCTGCTGAAAACTGAGGTTCCGATTCATGTAACTGGCCACATAGTTCCAAAGAGTGATGTGATCCTTGGGTTCGGTTGCAGCAACTATGGCCCactatttcaaaatctcttcttctgataAATCTCGACCACgaacaaagcaaaaacagACAAAAAATGTTCCCATTTCAATGAAAAACCGCAGAGATTTTATGTTCTTTCCAGATATACtggaaaagaaggcgaaGATTGCTAATAATGCTGGAATGGACAGCTTCCAACATCAGTAACTGCAGCTGAGAAGCTTGAGATTAACTCTAAAAATTTGCATCGATACGTTTTCTTAGGTAGCCAATTGTTGGCTGCTGTATCAAGTTTGCTTTTTTCATGCTTAATGAAGCTCGTCCACCAGCATTGGATACCCTGATTGTAAACGCCTCGAATCTCTCTCAACCGCTCGTTATCCTCCAATTTTGCCTTCATCAAGTGCCTACTTACAAACGAGGCGCACTTTGAAGTAATAACTCCAGATTTTCGAGCTGGgagttcttcttggctgtGCGGAAAAACAATAATCTCTCTGAATATACTGTGGCAATGGCCCATCGTAGACGCAGTATGGACTGCGCCATGCCTTAAAAGCGTACAATTGCTTATTGACACTTCGTGCAACTTCGTCCCACTTCTTAAGGGCTATTCCAGGTTGAATTTCTGCGACGCTTTGTAGTAAGCATTCCATGTTTGCATTAACAGCAATAATTGGTCTAGACCAAAGTATTATCGATACAATTGAGAATATCAATAGCACTAGTTCAGGGTTTCTGTGGCTTACCCCGGAGTAGATGACACATCTGATCCTAAGGCCACACCAACATAAAAAAAGGGGTTTTTTTGCCCATTGAGATAAAGTCCATATCAGTCTATTTCTGAAGACCGTTTAAGATCGGAGGGCGTTTGGATTCTCAATGCCTGCCAGTGAGCTCCGTTCCATGCCGTTTACCCAATCTACCTTTCCATTAAGCATGTTAGATCGCAGCCGGACTTTTTCAACGTGAACTTTTAGTCACATGCAAGATTCGAGACAGATGCTATAAAGATGGACTAGGAATGAAAATGTAAGTGTTATCGCGGCGCCTTTTTGGCAGTATAGTTAAGCTCTGAAATCATACGTTCAGCTTTGATCTCTCCCAACTTAAAATTTTCTTAATATCATGAGGATTGCGGTTGAGTGACAAACTACCATGATTCGGAGAAATGTAAAGGATGACATAACATTCAATAAAACAACCCAAGATCGTAGCAGCCTCTCCTTGTAGTCTTCAAAATGCGCATCATGTAccaaatttgaaaagcgCACTATagaaattcaaagaaattcaatgaatttgCGTGGGGGAAGCAGCCTAGAGAGTTTGTCTGGGGTGTTTCCCGCAAGCCGAACTATGTGGGCATCGAATACTCGTCAAGAGCTAACTTATGACATGCACATTTAAAAGCTTTAGCAAGCTATTGAACTTCACGCAGGCTTGGGTACCGTTTCTTTTGCCTCCCTTGTTACTTTGCTGAATAAGGTTTCGGCAATTTTACTTGCGAAATCGCCGCCTCTATGCTTTTTTCCATGCCTTCCCCTTATTGATAAAGTTAAGAGCGCCAGATAAGTGTAATGTATATTAGAACTTGCGTAAGATAACTTCTCATTGAAACGTTCATTGCTTAGCAGCCTCAGGGACACTATGTCAAATCCTGAGTCCTTCAGAGAGCTTTGTCGTAAAGAAATTCACACTGGGCCGACGTCAGGCGTGTTACCAGGGTATATTCAAGCAAATTTGCTGATATTGCCCAAATGTGTAGctgaaagttttgaagatctttgTACCAGAAACCCTGTAGCCTGCCCAattctctcaaaaactgaaggTAGGCCCCAATTTCTCAGAAATCACGCCAGCCTCATTAAACAGGGCACGTTTGATATCCGCACCGATTTCCCACGGTACAACGTCTACTCAAGAGGCAAACTCGTGCAGCAAAAGAACAATTGCGTTAATGAATGGTCCAGCGACCATGTTGGTTTTCTTATAGGGTGCTCCTTCACTTTTGAACATGCATTGGAAAAGGCCGGGCTTGTGCCGAAAAATGTCCTTTACAATAAAAACGTGTCCATGTTTAGGACTACCAAGTTCCTTGACTCAGCCGGGATTTTTCACCAATGCCCTTACGTGGTAAGCATGAGACCCTATAAACTAACGGAAGTTGAAATCGTGAGAGAAATAACcagaaagttcaaaaagacgcATGGAGAACCTCTCGACTGGGGCTATGACGGGGCAAAACGCCTGGGAATATAAGATCTCCAAAAGCCAGACTATGGCGACCCGATAGACATTGGTGAACAAGAGATACCAATGTTCTGGGCGTGCGGAGTCACACCGCAACTGGCAGTTACGACAGTCGGAGATCGTATTGAAGGTTCTGTAATCGGCCATACGCCTGGGCATATGCTTATATTAGATGCAACAGATGTAGATTGGTGCTAGAAAAACTTAACTGTCATTGAATCAAGTGCGGAGATATTTCGTACTAGCAATTGATGGCGAAATAAGTGAACTAAATAAACGGGACCGCTCAAGCGTCTTTAGGTACACCTCTCCCGAGAATATATGGCGTAAGCTATTATCTTGAAGATAcatttgaaaagaaaagtgaagccattgaagaGCGCCATACATTTTGATTATTAGGCTTTAAATCCAT
Encoded here:
- a CDS encoding KLTH0E00418p (conserved hypothetical protein), whose product is MSNPESFRELCRKEIHTGPTSGVLPGYIQANLLILPKCVAESFEDLCTRNPVACPILSKTEGRPQFLRNHASLIKQGTFDIRTDFPRYNVYSRGKLVQQKNNCVNEWSSDHVGFLIGCSFTFEHALEKAGLVPKNVLYNKNVSMFRTTKFLDSAGIFHQCPYVVSMRPYKLTEVEIVREITRKFKKTHGEPLDWGYDGAKRLGI